Proteins encoded within one genomic window of Leptidea sinapis chromosome 7, ilLepSina1.1, whole genome shotgun sequence:
- the LOC126965331 gene encoding vesicle transport through interaction with t-SNAREs homolog 1A → MATLIRSYEQQYSVITADITAKIGRLKVGNDADEKAVLSREIHTNFEEANDLLEQLELECRGSGSGSRVAAYRAELKRVRDEYHAVLNNSATYNIEPDEYEEWTTANEQRRKLLDNTERLERTGKNLTEGYQIVLETEQIGSMVLQDLHHQRETIQRSRSRLRNTDEQLNRSGRLVKTMLSRALQDRAVVAGVLLLLAIFTAAMVYFYVT, encoded by the exons ATGGCTACTTTGATCCGATCCTATGAACAACAATATTCAGTGATAACAGCTGATATCACTGCTAAAATTGGTCGATTGAAAGTTGGAAATGATG cTGATGAAAAGGCAGTTCTGTCAAGGGAAATTCACACAAACTTTGAGGAAGCAAATGACTTG CTTGAACAGTTGGAGTTAGAGTGTCGTGGTTCTGGTTCTGGATCCCGGGTTGCTGCCTACAGAGCAGAACTCAAACGTGTGAGAGATGAATATCATGCTGTATTAAATAACTCAGCCACat ACAACATTGAGCCTGATGAATATGAAGAGTGGACCACAGCAAATGAGCAGCGGCGCAAACTATTAGACAACACAGAAAGATTGGAGAGAACTGGCAAAAACCTGACCGAGGGCTATCAAATTGTCCTGGAGACAGAACAAATTGGTTCCATGGTACTACAGGACCTGCACCATCAAAGGGAGACCATACAAAGGTCCAGAAGTCGG CTAAGGAACACGGATGAACAGCTAAACAGATCCGGCCGACTTGTGAAGACAATGTTGTCTCGGGCCCTGCAGGATCGAGCAGTAGTGGCTGGTGTACTCCTGTTGCTTGCTATCTTCACTGCAGCTATGGTGTACTTCTATGTTACCTAG